Proteins encoded in a region of the uncultured Sunxiuqinia sp. genome:
- the coaE gene encoding dephospho-CoA kinase (Dephospho-CoA kinase (CoaE) performs the final step in coenzyme A biosynthesis.) has protein sequence MKNKNIYKVGITGGIGSGKTTICNFFKTIGIPVFSADLEAKRILNESSQVRSQMIFHFGKDIYLSNHTVDRKKLADIIFNSPSLLKKVNSIIHPEVRKFFFEWCNRQNSAYIVHEAAILFESGFYEMMDFNILVIATEQQRIEWVMKRDNSTAEQIKERISKQWPDEKKIQLANMTIDNNNRELIVPILLELDKKFRLHG, from the coding sequence TTGAAAAATAAAAATATATACAAAGTTGGAATTACCGGAGGAATTGGCAGTGGCAAAACAACCATCTGTAACTTCTTTAAAACAATTGGCATTCCTGTTTTTAGCGCCGATCTGGAAGCTAAACGAATTTTAAATGAGTCATCTCAGGTTCGTAGTCAAATGATTTTTCATTTTGGAAAAGACATTTACCTTTCAAATCATACAGTTGACCGAAAAAAACTAGCTGACATCATTTTTAATTCGCCATCTTTATTGAAAAAGGTCAACTCCATCATCCACCCTGAAGTACGGAAGTTCTTTTTTGAATGGTGTAATCGTCAAAACTCAGCTTACATTGTACACGAAGCTGCCATTTTGTTTGAAAGTGGTTTTTATGAAATGATGGATTTCAATATTCTGGTTATCGCTACAGAACAACAGCGAATTGAATGGGTGATGAAAAGAGATAATAGTACAGCAGAACAAATCAAAGAAAGAATCTCAAAGCAGTGGCCGGATGAAAAAAAGATTCAACTGGCCAATATGACTATTGATAATAATAATCGGGAGCTTATCGTTCCTATATTACTTGAATTAGATAAAAAATTTAGATTACATGGGTAA
- a CDS encoding CdaR family protein yields the protein MVIYLICVGIASVLWLLNALEKEYTVELSFPVSYTNLPKNKILINEPPSHFTLDVQSYGFTLLRYKLSVAFSPLIFNINDYGGKIMADSSRSNYAFSSRQFRSKIANQLSNELNITGVHPDTIYFKFDQIVTQTKKVVPDVNLQLKKQHYLYDKIKVKPDSVRVQGPKSILDTLKVIETVAQKYKALDQLTQRNVSLKTIKKVDFSPKRVVVQIPVEEYTEKELAVPISIDGLPDSVKVNLFPSEVKLSFLVGLSRFAEISPKDFHASVSYENIKNKDDYLPVTLTMMPLNLKSTSYLPLRIEYLIEK from the coding sequence TTGGTCATTTATCTAATTTGTGTTGGTATTGCATCCGTTCTTTGGTTGCTAAATGCTTTGGAGAAAGAATATACCGTTGAACTTTCGTTTCCGGTAAGTTATACCAATCTCCCCAAAAACAAAATCCTAATTAATGAGCCGCCAAGTCACTTCACCTTAGATGTTCAATCTTATGGATTTACCTTGCTTCGTTATAAATTGAGCGTAGCTTTTTCGCCACTCATCTTCAACATCAATGATTATGGCGGCAAGATAATGGCTGACAGCAGTCGATCAAACTATGCATTTTCGAGCAGACAATTTCGAAGCAAGATAGCAAACCAACTGAGTAACGAATTAAATATTACTGGCGTTCACCCCGACACCATCTATTTTAAGTTCGATCAAATTGTAACTCAAACCAAAAAGGTTGTCCCAGATGTCAACTTGCAACTAAAAAAGCAACACTACCTTTACGATAAAATAAAAGTAAAGCCCGATTCGGTCAGGGTACAAGGTCCAAAATCAATTTTGGATACACTAAAAGTAATTGAAACAGTAGCGCAAAAATACAAAGCATTAGATCAGTTAACCCAGCGAAATGTTTCGCTAAAGACCATTAAAAAGGTTGATTTTTCGCCCAAACGCGTAGTCGTTCAAATTCCGGTGGAAGAATACACCGAAAAGGAATTGGCAGTTCCAATTTCGATTGACGGTTTGCCTGACAGCGTAAAAGTAAACCTGTTCCCTTCAGAAGTGAAACTTAGCTTCTTGGTTGGTCTGAGTCGATTTGCAGAAATTTCGCCTAAAGATTTTCATGCTAGTGTTTCCTACGAAAACATCAAGAATAAAGATGATTATCTGCCAGTAACTCTGACGATGATGCCACTAAATTTAAAATCAACCAGTTATTTGCCTTTAAGAATTGAATACCTCATTGAAAAATAA
- the yajC gene encoding preprotein translocase subunit YajC, translated as MNYLLMAPQPGAEGGNPITTFLPLILIIVVFYFFMIRPQMKKQKELRKFRESLAKGDKVVTTGGIYGKIVEIKDHYILLQVDDNVKIRVDKSAVVKDMADVPAQK; from the coding sequence ATGAATTATTTATTAATGGCTCCTCAACCCGGAGCAGAAGGTGGTAACCCAATTACAACCTTCTTGCCTTTGATCCTGATCATTGTTGTGTTTTATTTCTTCATGATCAGACCACAGATGAAAAAACAAAAAGAGCTGAGAAAATTCCGCGAGAGTCTTGCCAAAGGAGATAAAGTTGTAACAACAGGTGGTATTTACGGTAAAATTGTTGAAATTAAAGACCATTATATCCTTCTTCAGGTTGACGACAATGTGAAAATTCGTGTAGACAAGAGTGCTGTTGTAAAAGATATGGCAGATGTGCCTGCTCAAAAGTAA
- a CDS encoding DUF1573 domain-containing protein: MNGVLEIRQQTARRKRSASNLIIKGITKCLMMLCLIALVSCQNTGNKAANKPPSNLGNPKFEFQEEFHNFGSLQAGEVVAYNFRFLNSGNGPLIIDKIEKDCGCLEVNFPQQAIEAGTSDFIEVVFNSSGETGRIYKEIVVYSNIEDKKSKIAIAATVENEIINLYSKN, translated from the coding sequence TTGAATGGAGTTTTAGAAATCAGACAGCAGACAGCTCGGCGAAAACGATCGGCATCCAATTTAATAATTAAAGGGATAACAAAATGCTTAATGATGCTTTGCCTGATAGCACTTGTTTCCTGTCAGAATACGGGGAATAAGGCAGCGAACAAACCGCCTTCAAACTTAGGGAATCCAAAGTTTGAGTTTCAGGAAGAATTCCATAATTTTGGAAGTCTTCAAGCTGGAGAAGTGGTCGCTTACAATTTTAGATTTTTGAATTCCGGAAATGGTCCTTTGATCATCGACAAAATTGAAAAAGATTGTGGATGTTTGGAAGTTAATTTCCCACAGCAAGCGATTGAAGCAGGAACTTCCGATTTTATTGAAGTTGTTTTTAACAGCTCAGGCGAAACTGGACGAATTTACAAAGAAATTGTAGTCTATTCGAACATAGAGGATAAAAAAAGCAAAATCGCGATTGCAGCGACAGTTGAAAATGAGATTATAAATTTATACAGTAAAAACTAA